The proteins below come from a single Mesobacillus jeotgali genomic window:
- the sstT gene encoding serine/threonine transporter SstT: MKDLLRKWNQVSLVKQIIAGLIIGVVLALTIPELAKPVAILGSLFVGALKAVAPVLVLFLVMSAIVQHKRGHKTNMKSIISLYLLGTFAAGLIAVIASFMFPVSLKLTAGAEGMTPPGSVVEVLKTLLLNIVDNPVNAIINANYIGILAWATLIGFALKSAADSTKTVIGNLADAMSKIVAWVIKFAPLGIMGLVFESITTNGLSSLLGYGKLLAVLIGCMLVVGLVVNPFIVFTLIRQNPYPLVFKCLKESGITAFFTRSSASNIPVNIKICEELGLDKDSYSVSIPLGATINMAGAAVTISVMTLAAVHTLDIPVDFQTAVILSVLAAVSAAGASGVAGGSLLLIPLASSLFGIPNDVAMQVVAVGFIIGVLQDSFETALNSSTDVLFTAAVEFKKWRQEGKVIEIKKAS, translated from the coding sequence ATGAAAGATTTACTGAGGAAGTGGAATCAAGTAAGTCTGGTAAAACAAATTATCGCAGGTTTGATCATTGGTGTGGTCTTGGCATTAACGATTCCGGAGCTTGCAAAGCCGGTTGCTATTTTAGGGTCTTTGTTTGTAGGTGCCCTGAAAGCAGTTGCTCCAGTGCTAGTATTATTTTTGGTAATGTCGGCGATTGTCCAGCACAAACGCGGGCATAAAACAAACATGAAGAGTATTATTTCTTTATATCTTTTAGGAACATTTGCAGCCGGACTTATTGCGGTTATTGCTAGTTTTATGTTCCCGGTGAGCTTGAAGCTTACAGCTGGCGCCGAGGGCATGACGCCTCCTGGAAGTGTGGTGGAGGTCCTCAAAACCCTATTGCTCAACATTGTTGACAACCCGGTTAACGCTATTATAAATGCTAATTATATCGGTATTTTGGCCTGGGCAACCCTGATCGGTTTTGCTCTAAAGAGTGCAGCTGATTCAACAAAAACGGTGATTGGTAATTTAGCGGATGCTATGTCCAAAATCGTTGCCTGGGTGATAAAATTTGCGCCGCTAGGAATCATGGGTCTTGTATTTGAATCTATTACGACAAACGGATTAAGTTCTTTGCTTGGCTATGGAAAATTGCTTGCTGTACTGATTGGCTGCATGCTTGTTGTAGGACTGGTAGTCAATCCGTTCATCGTGTTCACATTAATCAGGCAAAATCCATATCCGCTTGTATTTAAATGTTTAAAAGAAAGTGGCATTACTGCCTTCTTTACACGCAGTTCCGCTTCAAATATCCCAGTGAATATTAAAATATGTGAAGAATTAGGCCTGGATAAGGACTCCTATTCTGTTTCCATTCCATTAGGAGCGACCATCAATATGGCTGGAGCAGCTGTGACCATCTCGGTTATGACACTGGCTGCAGTTCATACGCTTGACATTCCAGTGGATTTCCAGACTGCTGTCATTCTAAGTGTTTTGGCTGCAGTCAGTGCGGCCGGCGCTTCAGGTGTAGCTGGTGGTTCCCTGCTGCTGATCCCGCTCGCATCCAGCTTGTTCGGCATCCCGAATGATGTCGCCATGCAAGTGGTCGCAGTAGGATTCATCATTGGTGTTTTACAAGATTCCTTTGAAACAGCCCTTAATTCATCCACAGACGTCCTGTTCACTGCAGCCGTCGAATTCAAGAAATGGCGTCAAGAAGGCAAAGTGATTGAAATTAAAAAGGCGTCATAA
- a CDS encoding M4 family metallopeptidase, with amino-acid sequence MKKKFILLVVLSSAMLVGSIPVSSVLAQPVDSSVAGNGQAFKEWNEKASVPLFVKERFSEKFTSSTASNALNYLKKNQDKTGIPHPDQNLKVKSTEKDELGMTHVRFNQSVNGVNVEGAEVIVHFNKNNEIVSVNGRTNQTITADSVDTNASLSSDEALSAALASVNAPEELTYEPTSELVVLPFEGKNYTAYKVNVNFMGEEPGNWFVFVDAKTGEVIDQYNGLMHTDEQTQKGSGKGVHGEHRELHITQVKEPNAGTKFALADYSHENLGGIITYDAKNDYSFSNDKVHMGNSAAFISDYDRAAVDAHYNSEKVYDYFLNEHGRNSLDGNGMAIISRVHYGNNYNNASWNGRWMTYGDGDGKFMISLSAGLDVAAHEMTHGVISHSANLVYRNQSGALNESFADVFGALVDDSDWEMGEDIMAPEAKANGSTVLRSLSNPNGVIVSNEQRRAYSTNGGVYPDHMDEFYHMPTSVDGGGVHVNSSITNHAAYLIAQDLGREKLGKIYYRALTVYLTSNSDFSDARQAIVQSAIDLYGEGSEEEAAVHSGFDEVGIY; translated from the coding sequence TTGAAGAAGAAGTTTATTTTACTCGTAGTTCTGTCGTCGGCAATGTTGGTAGGTTCTATTCCGGTTAGCTCTGTGCTCGCGCAGCCAGTTGATTCAAGTGTGGCTGGCAATGGACAAGCTTTCAAGGAGTGGAATGAGAAAGCGAGTGTTCCTTTGTTCGTCAAGGAACGATTCTCTGAGAAGTTCACTTCCAGCACAGCTTCTAATGCGTTAAATTATCTGAAGAAAAACCAAGACAAAACTGGAATTCCTCATCCTGATCAAAACCTCAAGGTAAAGAGCACTGAAAAAGATGAACTAGGTATGACTCACGTTCGCTTTAATCAATCTGTAAATGGTGTAAATGTTGAAGGCGCCGAGGTTATTGTTCATTTTAATAAGAATAATGAAATCGTGTCTGTCAATGGAAGAACCAATCAGACCATTACAGCAGATTCAGTCGACACAAATGCCTCATTAAGCAGCGATGAAGCTTTGAGCGCGGCATTGGCTTCTGTCAATGCACCTGAGGAACTGACATACGAACCAACTTCTGAGCTTGTTGTCCTGCCTTTTGAGGGTAAAAATTACACAGCTTATAAGGTGAATGTCAACTTCATGGGAGAGGAGCCTGGCAACTGGTTCGTTTTTGTGGATGCCAAAACGGGAGAGGTAATTGATCAGTATAATGGCTTAATGCATACTGATGAACAAACGCAAAAAGGTTCAGGGAAGGGTGTACATGGCGAACACAGGGAGCTGCACATTACCCAGGTAAAGGAACCCAATGCTGGAACTAAATTTGCGTTGGCAGATTATTCTCATGAGAATCTTGGAGGCATCATAACCTATGATGCTAAAAATGATTATAGCTTCAGCAACGATAAAGTGCATATGGGGAACTCGGCAGCTTTTATCAGCGATTATGATCGAGCGGCTGTCGATGCACACTATAATTCCGAAAAAGTTTATGATTATTTCTTGAATGAACATGGCCGAAATTCCCTTGATGGGAATGGTATGGCAATCATCTCCAGAGTGCACTATGGAAACAATTACAACAATGCTTCCTGGAATGGGCGCTGGATGACTTATGGTGATGGTGACGGAAAATTCATGATTTCCCTTTCAGCTGGTCTTGACGTTGCAGCTCACGAGATGACGCATGGTGTAATTTCTCATTCGGCGAATTTGGTCTATCGTAATCAATCAGGGGCACTAAACGAATCTTTTGCCGATGTATTTGGTGCGCTGGTTGATGACAGCGATTGGGAAATGGGTGAGGATATTATGGCACCAGAGGCTAAGGCTAACGGTTCAACCGTATTGCGCAGCTTAAGCAATCCTAATGGTGTTATCGTCAGCAATGAGCAAAGGAGGGCATACAGCACAAATGGCGGAGTCTATCCAGACCACATGGATGAGTTTTATCATATGCCAACTTCGGTAGACGGAGGCGGAGTCCATGTTAATTCATCGATTACAAACCATGCCGCATACTTGATTGCTCAAGACCTTGGAAGAGAAAAATTAGGGAAGATTTATTATCGTGCTTTAACGGTTTACTTAACTTCCAATTCCGATTTCAGCGATGCACGACAGGCGATTGTCCAGTCAGCAATCGATCTTTATGGTGAAGGCAGTGAGGAAGAGGCAGCCGTTCATTCAGGGTTCGATGAAGTGGGAATCTATTAA